A genome region from Ralstonia solanacearum K60 includes the following:
- a CDS encoding ATP-binding protein, which produces MLRSTLKLSLMMLVTGAIAVQVLSWSAGWLFHDTMTQGQREGRKGYVFLLREYLDRFPGEARATAIQRLNDNATELFDMVGPDTVADLSTGQRRDLADGKLVVMTNRMDYYLPLRDGTVLHAHFEDISYYTAIKVIAFCFIAIATLLPILFWSWLLWRDLRALEEAARGFGGGRLSTRAHLHRGSNVYGLAHQFNDMAERIQDSIQHQREMMNGISHELKTPIARLEFGIALLQSPVPEAQRKARLDALHSDVRELDELVTELLALSRLEQGATHLVLMRVAVDEWLDSVVANIADDVADRQLTLAVHADFAPAHHVCDPRLVARALLNLIRNAMRYARHTITVHAEANTHGRLCLTVEDDGPGIPIAERERVFEPFYRLDASRDRHTGGFGLGLAIVRRIALVHGGEVRLDASGTGGARFVLSLPPMSTL; this is translated from the coding sequence ATGCTCCGCTCCACTCTGAAGCTATCGCTCATGATGCTGGTGACCGGCGCGATTGCCGTCCAGGTGCTCAGTTGGTCGGCCGGCTGGCTGTTCCACGACACCATGACGCAGGGTCAGCGCGAGGGGCGCAAGGGTTACGTCTTCCTGCTGCGGGAGTATCTCGACCGCTTTCCCGGCGAGGCCCGCGCCACGGCCATCCAGCGCCTCAACGACAACGCGACAGAGCTGTTCGACATGGTTGGCCCCGATACGGTCGCCGATCTGAGTACCGGGCAGCGGCGCGACCTAGCCGATGGCAAGCTGGTTGTGATGACCAACCGCATGGATTACTACCTGCCGTTGCGCGACGGAACCGTGCTGCATGCACACTTTGAAGACATCAGCTATTACACCGCCATCAAGGTGATCGCCTTCTGCTTCATCGCTATCGCCACGCTGCTGCCGATCCTGTTCTGGAGCTGGTTGCTGTGGCGAGACCTGCGTGCCCTGGAGGAGGCGGCGCGCGGCTTCGGCGGCGGCAGGCTGTCCACCCGTGCGCATCTGCACCGGGGTTCCAACGTGTACGGCCTCGCGCACCAGTTCAACGACATGGCCGAACGCATCCAGGACTCGATCCAGCACCAGCGCGAGATGATGAACGGCATCTCGCACGAGCTGAAAACGCCGATCGCGCGACTGGAATTCGGCATCGCGCTGCTGCAGTCGCCGGTGCCGGAAGCGCAGCGCAAGGCCCGCCTTGATGCCCTGCACAGCGATGTGCGCGAACTCGACGAGCTGGTCACGGAGCTGCTGGCCCTGAGCCGGCTGGAGCAGGGCGCCACGCACCTGGTGCTGATGCGCGTGGCGGTCGACGAATGGCTCGACAGCGTGGTCGCCAACATCGCCGACGACGTGGCCGACCGGCAGCTCACGCTCGCCGTGCACGCCGATTTCGCGCCCGCGCACCATGTCTGCGATCCGCGCCTGGTCGCGCGCGCCTTGCTCAACCTGATCCGCAATGCCATGCGCTACGCGCGCCACACCATCACCGTGCACGCCGAGGCCAACACCCACGGCCGCCTGTGCCTGACGGTGGAAGACGACGGCCCCGGCATCCCCATCGCCGAGCGCGAGCGCGTGTTCGAGCCGTTCTACCGGCTGGACGCCAGCCGCGACCGCCATACCGGCGGCTTCGGCCTGGGCCTGGCGATCGTGCGGCGGATCGCGCTGGTGCACGGCGGCGAGGTACGGCTCGATGCGAGCGGCACCGGCGGCGCCCGCTTCGTCCTGTCGCTGCCGCCGATGTCCACGCTGTAG
- a CDS encoding MipA/OmpV family protein, which produces MRKRLSISCLALLPGIWLSPSQVLAAESSYSLSLNAGVAPRYQGSKQYTVTVMPGLRAEFGNGFFIDPTRGGAGYAMHFANGMFASAAVSYDPGRADESRYGRPGSDDLRGMGSVKGSLLGAFTVGGRIVGETTASATLEVPISNRDRGWSAHVDVAAPVYSWGANKITVSPSLSFGSRKYMQTYFGVTPQQAADSGFAPYTADSGLQAASLTVAWKHTFSRNWAMQAVVGTTRLLGNAAKSPIVQNKQSYFGGTGIVYTF; this is translated from the coding sequence GTGCGCAAACGTCTCTCCATCTCCTGTCTCGCCCTGCTGCCGGGCATCTGGCTGTCGCCGTCGCAGGTCCTGGCCGCCGAATCGTCGTATTCGCTGTCGCTCAATGCCGGTGTGGCACCGCGCTACCAGGGCAGCAAGCAGTACACCGTCACCGTCATGCCGGGCCTGCGGGCCGAATTCGGCAACGGGTTCTTCATCGATCCGACACGCGGCGGCGCGGGCTATGCCATGCACTTCGCGAACGGCATGTTCGCGTCGGCCGCGGTGTCCTACGACCCGGGCCGCGCCGACGAAAGCCGCTACGGCCGCCCCGGCTCGGACGATCTGCGCGGGATGGGCAGCGTCAAGGGATCGCTCCTGGGCGCCTTCACGGTCGGCGGCCGGATCGTCGGCGAGACGACCGCCAGCGCCACGCTGGAGGTGCCGATCAGCAACCGCGACCGCGGCTGGTCCGCGCACGTCGACGTGGCGGCACCGGTCTATAGCTGGGGCGCCAACAAGATCACCGTGAGCCCGAGCCTGTCTTTCGGCTCGCGCAAGTACATGCAGACCTACTTCGGCGTGACGCCGCAGCAGGCCGCCGACAGCGGCTTCGCGCCGTACACCGCCGACAGCGGCCTGCAGGCGGCCTCGCTGACGGTGGCGTGGAAGCACACGTTCTCGCGCAACTGGGCGATGCAGGCGGTGGTCGGCACCACGCGCCTGCTGGGCAATGCGGCCAAGAGCCCGATCGTGCAAAACAAGCAGAGCTACTTCGGCGGCACGGGCATCGTCTATACGTTCTGA
- a CDS encoding response regulator transcription factor — protein MVEAPLKTKVLLIEDDDRLAQLVSEYLGNYEFTVEVVRRGDTAVAAVREHQPALVILDLMLPHMDGMEVCRRIRAFSRVPVLILTARVDTYDQVAGLEIGADDYVLKPVEPRLLVARARALLRRVVPATSAAEPAVPHDDLLVFGELAISPPNRTVTWRGQPVDLKTAEFNLLLILARAAGTVLSRDDILKQLRGIEFDGLDRTVDSGISRLRRRFCDASPEPHKIKTIWGRGYLFSPSAWEA, from the coding sequence ATGGTCGAGGCGCCGCTCAAGACCAAGGTGCTGCTGATCGAGGACGACGACCGTCTGGCGCAGCTGGTCAGCGAATATCTGGGCAACTACGAATTCACCGTCGAGGTGGTCCGGCGCGGCGATACCGCGGTCGCGGCCGTGCGCGAGCATCAGCCGGCGCTGGTGATCCTCGACCTGATGTTGCCGCACATGGACGGCATGGAGGTGTGCCGGCGCATCCGCGCGTTTTCGCGCGTGCCGGTGCTGATCCTGACGGCGCGCGTCGATACCTACGACCAGGTCGCGGGCCTGGAGATCGGCGCCGACGACTACGTGCTCAAGCCGGTCGAGCCGCGCCTGCTGGTTGCCCGCGCTCGTGCCCTGCTGCGCCGCGTGGTGCCCGCCACGTCGGCTGCCGAGCCGGCCGTCCCGCACGACGACCTGCTGGTGTTCGGCGAACTCGCCATCTCGCCGCCCAACCGCACCGTCACCTGGCGCGGCCAGCCGGTCGACCTGAAGACGGCCGAGTTCAACCTGCTGTTGATCCTGGCGCGCGCCGCCGGCACCGTGCTCAGCCGCGACGACATCCTCAAGCAGTTGCGCGGCATCGAATTCGACGGGCTGGACCGCACCGTCGACTCCGGCATCTCGCGCCTGCGCCGCCGTTTCTGCGACGCCTCGCCCGAGCCGCACAAGATCAAGACGATCTGGGGGCGCGGCTATCTGTTCAGCCCCTCGGCGTGGGAGGCGTGA